AAGCATAGAGGCAACCTGCTTCACAACTTGAAGCACATCACTCAAAATTTCAGTTTCCTCACTGGATACTGTTAAAAAGGATAATATATGTTTCTTTGGAATGACTATAATATGTACCTCGTAATATGGTCGAGTGTGATAAAACGCAAGAGTTTGCTCCGTTTCCAGCACCTTCTCTACCTGGGTTTTACCTGATAATACTTCATCACAATAGAAATCTTCCCATCTTTCTTCATTGACCATCTAAACACCTCTTATAATCGCTTTCATCACTAAAAGACTTCATTTGGGGCAAAAACGAACAAGTCTTTTTCACTATTCTATGGCGTTATTTAGAAGATAACATTTTATAAAATCCAGGTAACTTTTTTGCAAGTCTTCAGGCAATTGATCCAAGCTAAAGAACTGAAGATCGATTGATTCAAGTTCATCTATCTCTAGTTCCCCGGCATATTCATTTGTGGAATAGATTGTAGTCACTGAGTAGAGCTCGTCGCCATTCTCTACTTTTAAATAATATTCTGCACCTGAGATTACGCCCTCAAGCTTCAGTTCTCCAATGTCGAGACCCGTTTCTTCTTTTACTTCCCTTCTTGCAGTTTCTTCGAGGCTCTCTCCTAGTTCCATCAATCCTCCTGGAAGACCCCAGCCTCCGTCACTTCTATGCTGTAGAAGTAATTGACCTTTATTGTTAAAAACAAGCACAACAGCTCCTGGCAAAATAAGTGGCCTGTGGCCCACTAGTTTTCTTAACTCTCTGATATATCCCAACTCATTCACTCCATTGTTTCATTTTTGAATAATGCAGCTAATAGTGCAGATGTTCCAAATTGGGAAGATTCAGGTTCCATGTCCCTCATTTTCCGGATTTCAACTGTTTTTAAGTCGTGAAAAATCTCCTTAAGTTTTTCTTCCGTAAAACCTAAACCGCCTCTCATGCTTCTACTTCTATAGACCTCAAAATCGGTAATAGCGGCTCCGCCAAGCTCTCCTCCCAGAACAAAACAGGTTAGCGCGAAGAACCCACCAGGCTTTAAAGCTTTCTTTACCAGATCAATATAGCCCATTCTTCTATGCGGAGGGATATGATGAAAGCAGCCAGAATCATAGACAAGATCGTAGGCACTTTCTTCTATCCCCAAATCAAAAATATTGCTTTGAATAAAATTCACTTGTATACCATGTTCTGTTGCCCTTTCTTTCGCCCAAGCCAATCCTTCTTCTGATTGGTCGACTGCATCCACATGAAAGCCATTCCCGGCCATATAGATCGCGTTCCTTCCTGGTCCGCATCCTAATTCGAGCGCTTTTCCCGCCTTAATTCTCTTCTTTTCGATGTATTCCACTAAATTCTCATCGGGATGATTTTCAAAAAAAGGAACTTTTCTATCTCGGTCAGAGTAAAAATTATCCCAATTGAATTCACTTTCTTCTTTCAGAAGATGATCTAACATTTTTAATAAATCATCATAACTATGTATGGTTTCTTTCATAAATATCCTCCTAGAACTCTATTGTTTAGCCCCTCACCGGTGAAATTAGGTGAAGGTGACGCTTGTTGCTGTTTGGCTTGATCAATATCGGCCTCATCGATCCTGAGAAGTTCAATGTAACCTCTTCTTCGGTAAAAGCCTTTAACGCCTCAATTAAAAAGGTGCTGTTCAACGATAGTGACAATTCTTTTTCACCATGTAATTCAATGATTTGCTGTATTTCTTCAATATTGCCTAAATCCGGGGAATATGAGGTAATCTTAAGGGTGTTTCCATTTATTAATTCCAACTTAACGTTGTTGTTCCTTGATTCCCGGTTAAATAAACTTGCACGGTCGATTCCTTTTAAGAATTTGGAGGTTTGGACAGTAATCATGGTCTTTGGGTCTGCTGGAATGAGAGTGTTAAGATTAGGATAGTTTCCTTCAATTAACCTTGTGTACATTGCAAGATTAAGAGTTTTGAATACGAGATAATTCTCACATATATATACAGTAATTAAGCCCTTAGAATTGTGGAATAACCTCATGAATTCTTTAACTGATGTGAATGGAATTATATAGGAGCCCTCAATATCATTTTCAAGTTCGCTTTCTCTCATCGCTAATCTGTGGGAATTAGTTGCTGCACATATGATTTTGTTATCCTGTAACGTGACCAGCAATCCGGTCAGAACAGGGCGTGTATCAATTGACGAAGCAGCAAACGCCGTTTGGCTTACCATCTCATTTAAAAGATGGCCAGGTATTTGAACACTCTTACCAAGATCCAGGACTGGAGTGTTAGGATAGTCATCAACGTCAAAACTGCTTAACACTACAGAGATTTCCTCAGTCTTTATTGATAATTTATGTAGATCAATTAGCTCAACCGTCAGTTCTTCAGGTAGCTTTTTCACCAATTCAACTAAATATTTGGCCGGTACCACAACGCTTCCTGATTCATAAACACTTAACTTCCCATCAGCTTTGGGAGGGATTGTTTTTTCAACAAAATATAAATGGTTACTTACGATAAGTGTCAATCCTTCAGCGTGGGCTGTCATTTTCATTCCGTTCATGATTTGCGGTTCTGCTTTAGCAGAAATACTCCTGCTTAATTCAGTTAATGCTTCATAAAAACTGCCTCTATCAATTTTAAATTTCATGACCTTTGTCCCTTCATTTCACCTATATATTCAATTCGACAAAACTTTGGAAAATCCTTGTAAAAACAATAAAAAGCGACCTTCTTTTTAGAAGAATCGCTTTGTATAAATCCTTTACTTTTCCAAAATCACCTGGATCACATGACCAACTCCGGTATGCAATTGACCTTCTATCCTTTCCTTTTCTCCATAGAAGAAATGGATTGTTTTAAATCCTTTCAACCAGTGTAACAGGGCTGCCGGATCGTAAAGCATATCTGCTGTTTTGGGTCCGCCTGTTCCATATTGGACCTGGTCCTCGGAGTATACTTCAAGCATGACTATTCCACCTGGTTTTACAGCCGATACTAATTTATCAAACACAGTCTTTTGGTCCTTCTTAGCAAAGTGGCCGAAAACCATGATCGCTGCGTCGAATTCGGTATCTGGTACTGAATCGTGAATTAAATCCTTCTGTTCAGTTTTAATTTTCACTCCATTGCTTTCAGCCAGTGCTTCTGTTTTCTTCAATCCATTCAGCGCATAGTCGTAAGCTGTGACGTCAAGACCTTGTTTCGCAAGGTATACAGCATTCCTGCCTTCTCCTTCCGCGAAACAAACAACCTTCCTCCCCTTTTCCAGCCTGTGTGCCTGGTTCCTTATGAATAAGTTTGGTTCCTCACCATAAACATATTGTTCAGTCCCAAAACGTTCATTCCACGAATTGCCCATTCTATCACCTCTCCTTATTATACCCATTACCCTTTTTATAGTATGATTACTATGCATAAGGCTATTCTATTTTTAATGGGTATCAAAAAGATAGGGAGGTATATTAAATGAGAGAACTAACGACAATGGATGAAGTTAAAAGCTTGATCAGTGACAATGAATTAAGCTTTATTTATGTATTGACCGACAACTGAAGTGTCTGCCACGGTCTGCTTCCTCAGGTCGAGGAAGTGATGAAAGATTTCCCTAAAATCGAAACCGGGTTAGTAAATGCGGGAAAGGTCGAAGAAATAGCAGGATTCCTAATGGCATTCACTGTTCCCGTCCTTGTACTCTATGCAGATGGACGTGAGTATTTAAGGGAAGCCCGGATTGTCCAGGTTGAAAAGTTACGGGATGATATCACTAAAATATACGAAGGTTTTTTCGGGGAATGATCAGGAGCTTGGAATGACCAAGCTCTTTCTCATTCAGGTAAGTTAAGAAAATTTTCATATACTAATTTCCCGTCAGAGGAATATCCGGAAATCTTTTTTATATCGCCTTTGAAACCATCTGATAAATGGTACCAGATTTTCCTATTATCACTAGTTAATATCTCTGCATTATACTTGTCATGATTGACCTCTAAAATGACCTTCGCGATTTCCGCGTCATGTATTTCTCCGATGAATACTGTCTTGTATGTATTATTTCCTTTTGAGGAGTAGTCCCCCATCAACCATGTTGCAGTCCCAAAGGTTACAGACTCCGGTTTTCCGGATGCTGATTGTTCAAAACCAGACGCGCCTCTGTATTGCCATCCTTTATTTGTATTCACATACTGAATGATGCCATACCCATTTATTTTTAGGTAAATAGAAAATGCATCCTCACCCATTATTTTTTCAGTATAGATTATGTTGTCGGTATCGATTCCACTGTCCATCATTGCCTG
This window of the Mesobacillus jeotgali genome carries:
- a CDS encoding class I SAM-dependent methyltransferase → MKETIHSYDDLLKMLDHLLKEESEFNWDNFYSDRDRKVPFFENHPDENLVEYIEKKRIKAGKALELGCGPGRNAIYMAGNGFHVDAVDQSEEGLAWAKERATEHGIQVNFIQSNIFDLGIEESAYDLVYDSGCFHHIPPHRRMGYIDLVKKALKPGGFFALTCFVLGGELGGAAITDFEVYRSRSMRGGLGFTEEKLKEIFHDLKTVEIRKMRDMEPESSQFGTSALLAALFKNETME
- the dnaN gene encoding DNA polymerase III subunit beta yields the protein MKFKIDRGSFYEALTELSRSISAKAEPQIMNGMKMTAHAEGLTLIVSNHLYFVEKTIPPKADGKLSVYESGSVVVPAKYLVELVKKLPEELTVELIDLHKLSIKTEEISVVLSSFDVDDYPNTPVLDLGKSVQIPGHLLNEMVSQTAFAASSIDTRPVLTGLLVTLQDNKIICAATNSHRLAMRESELENDIEGSYIIPFTSVKEFMRLFHNSKGLITVYICENYLVFKTLNLAMYTRLIEGNYPNLNTLIPADPKTMITVQTSKFLKGIDRASLFNRESRNNNVKLELINGNTLKITSYSPDLGNIEEIQQIIELHGEKELSLSLNSTFLIEALKAFTEEEVTLNFSGSMRPILIKPNSNKRHLHLISPVRG
- a CDS encoding thioredoxin domain-containing protein, with the translated sequence MKDFPKIETGLVNAGKVEEIAGFLMAFTVPVLVLYADGREYLREARIVQVEKLRDDITKIYEGFFGE
- a CDS encoding HIT family protein, which encodes MVNEERWEDFYCDEVLSGKTQVEKVLETEQTLAFYHTRPYYEVHIIVIPKKHILSFLTVSSEETEILSDVLQVVKQVASMLEKDYGACTISTNIGNYQSNKHMHWHVHFGARVRDEKGRLLNDHGKK
- a CDS encoding class I SAM-dependent methyltransferase, whose amino-acid sequence is MGNSWNERFGTEQYVYGEEPNLFIRNQAHRLEKGRKVVCFAEGEGRNAVYLAKQGLDVTAYDYALNGLKKTEALAESNGVKIKTEQKDLIHDSVPDTEFDAAIMVFGHFAKKDQKTVFDKLVSAVKPGGIVMLEVYSEDQVQYGTGGPKTADMLYDPAALLHWLKGFKTIHFFYGEKERIEGQLHTGVGHVIQVILEK
- a CDS encoding NUDIX hydrolase, which translates into the protein MGYIRELRKLVGHRPLILPGAVVLVFNNKGQLLLQHRSDGGWGLPGGLMELGESLEETARREVKEETGLDIGELKLEGVISGAEYYLKVENGDELYSVTTIYSTNEYAGELEIDELESIDLQFFSLDQLPEDLQKSYLDFIKCYLLNNAIE